A genomic segment from Xyrauchen texanus isolate HMW12.3.18 chromosome 21, RBS_HiC_50CHRs, whole genome shotgun sequence encodes:
- the LOC127661833 gene encoding short-chain dehydrogenase/reductase family 42E member 1-like: MEVNVKGSTFLITGGGGYFGFRLACALLRNASKVVLFDLTPPSQKLPEGIVFRQADICDYMQVEKAVQGVQCVFHIASYGMSGREQLNRKLIEEVNIQGTENILRACVAQGVHQLVYTSTYNVVFGGQVIKNGNESLPYLPLHMHPDHYSRTKSVAEMQVLKANGSSLKNNAGVLRTCALRPAGIYGPGEQRHLPRIVSYIENGIFRFVYGDPDSLVEFVHVDNLVSAHLLAADALTEKRQHRAAGQPYFISDGRPVNNFEFFRPLVEGLGYSFPTLRLPICLIYLFAFLTEMVHYVVGQIYNFQPLLTRTEVYKTGVTHYFSMRKAQDELGYEPKVYDLEEVVQWFRSRGHGKKHNQSSIKKLILNVVLVVAFAAIALSCLPVVGQ; the protein is encoded by the exons ATGGAAGTCAACGTGAAAGGCAGCACTTTCCTCATAACCGGTGGAGGAGGTTATTTTGGATTCCG TCTTGCCTGTGCTCTCCTCAGAAACGCCTCAAAAGTTGTGTTGTTTGACTTGACGCCCCCGAGTCAAAAGTTGCCTGAGGGTATCGTATTCAGACAAGCAGATATCTGTGACTACATGCAGGTGGAAAAAGCTGTTCAAGGTGTTCAATGTGTGTTCCACATCGCCTCATATGGGATGTCCGGTCGAGAGCAACTCAATCGCAAACTGATCGAAGAAGTGAACATACAAGGGACAGAAAACATCCTCCGGGCTTGTGTGGCTCAAGGAGTCCACCAATTGGTCTACACCAGCACATACAATGTAGTATTTGGTGGTCAAGTGATAAAGAACGGCAATGAAAGTCTCCCTTATTTGCCCCTACACATGCACCCTGATCACTACTCCCGGACTAAGTCAGTGGCCGAAATGCAGGTGTTAAAAGCAAACGGTTCATCATTAAAGAACAACGCAGGTGTCCTACGGACTTGCGCCCTGCGTCCAGCAGGTATATACGGCCCAGGGGAGCAAAGGCACCTGCCCAGGATAGTTAGTTATATAGAAAATGGGATCTTTAGGTTTGTTTATGGGGACCCTGATAGTCTTGTAGAGTTTGTTCATGTGGATAACCTTGTGTCGGCACACCTCTTAGCTGCCGATGCGTTAACAGAAAAACGTCAGCACCGCGCTGCTGGTCAGCCCTATTTCATCTCCGATGGAAGGCCTGTCAACAACTTTGAATTTTTCAGGCCCCTGGTGGAGGGGTTGGGATACTCGTTCCCTACCCTTCGACTACCCATATGTCTAATATACCTCTTTGCATTCTTGACTGAGATGGTTCACTATGTCGTGGGCCAGATCTATAACTTCCAGCCCCTGTTGACACGTACAGAAGTCTACAAGACTGGCGTCACACACTATTTCAGTATGCGGAAAGCACAAGATGAACTGGGGTACGAGCCAAAAGTGTATGACCTGGAAGAAGTTGTGCAGTGGTTTAGAAGCAGAGGTCATGGGAAAAAGCACAACCAGTCATCAATAAAGAAACTAATTTTAAATGTTGTGCTCGTTGTGGCCTTTGCAGCAATAGCTCTCTCCTGTCTTCCAGTTGTGGGGCAGTAA